One segment of Anatilimnocola aggregata DNA contains the following:
- a CDS encoding NACHT domain-containing protein, giving the protein MSNEAGGYWAKLGDRYEGTWVVQQLLLLLHERIRSVTVEAIGDDEAGVDLWIERLDGMREAQQCKVRNGVKEKWPLADLDSRQILARARFQLERDQSHEYSLVSAIPAPVLDDLANSARDSNGDPEAFFTHQIVNRSQHAVNAFQELCDKWGLYADRPHDRAVVFDLLRRMRFHLFSDDRESRARVLLLAQLAIEGKPEHVVNALANFAETNLRKRISAVDVLDELARLGMPSRRLANDPRVTVRIGELNQEFRESIEPYLAGGKLIHRSESGALLALLDEGIDAVVLHGDAGQGKSGVLFELTMLLKKRGIPFLATRLDRKRPRASARQFGLNLDLPESPTRCLHEAAAGMHCVLILDQLDALRWTSAESAEGLDVCKSIVREVMTLRSLGSRISVVLCCRSFDLEHDPQICDWLKQTSFRRIPILDLEESTVKEIVDLQKVDYSTLSIRQKQLLRTVNNLAIWIAIVASDNRSPDFRSTTDLLRAYWNNRRQCLQKSGIKASALKSGLDALVDWMENSASLSAPIRVIEHDAELTTELRSWGVIRVAAGTVSFAHQSHLDFLIADRVLTLMGTKPDAALNWLGERSQMTLYRREQLRQLLVLLQDEDPSRFIRTIEALLGSPKVRFHLKQVVMEVLGHSELDENAKSLVLKYWEDDSWKEHIESEVLAVNASCFRELFNRGLLNEWLGAEDQRDFRICCWLMTRHRDSCEDIIMSLCEPLIQRSAELAKEVFSILSNEVSKDSKLMFQLRLKCISRGSGVTYVDWKELVKRHPKRAIRLFATIVDTEFASAGDESVRTKHYGSQEDPSLCELKRAAGIAPFLAMRLLLPLYAEYVRRNFADVRRSLKEGYHFYSARRKGRKVPLSLKRTVSAALRRLAERSPSKFFEAAAVIEGLPGRCSRRLLVEAYAYLPAEFANASLNWLLADKRRLRCGNSPRRPRWLSARHLIKKMSLHCSDSVFADVEMTLMRYTDPDELRHSKFYLQYVRQGYFDNNIGQTQLHLLPALCPSRRADATVGMIGVLERKFAGKGKSLFVRQRARGGLVRSAMRKEKRLSDRAWLGLIGNQSIPNDRSRRAYRYLKNATIDTSVERFASNLRIAAEREPERFARLALRFPADAAPDYHAAILGGLICDGAPSSIPDDEKGEWRAAAAGAIDEVLCRPLDLSHEWLAKQFCCLVMQRGDLTITPKIIEDLYRCCIHPDPPENQLHINCNVPASKCSVDDLHTNALNCVRGCAALAIAAILYDHPHHLESFRLAIEKLLCDPHPAVRVAAVGICLPIWNVSRPLAIDWFRKAVQGDSRVAACREALRLYNFAFPEFADALVPVIREMVQSEIADVAENGAEQLAARWVFDALFQKEFGECVEGSVAQRRGLVHALAQVARMQRSVSQTARFLLRFAEDDDENVRRRASSILRSDDFFEMDGASEFLEAYVATRSFTEDPSPVVACFERQKGDLTNRWKSIADVILAMLRAWQVTENRAYRFDWAATHKIVPLTLRCYEQSSDEAIRNECLNLWDEMLRLRICSGAELGKILAM; this is encoded by the coding sequence ATGTCCAATGAAGCAGGTGGGTATTGGGCAAAGCTAGGTGACCGATACGAAGGAACTTGGGTGGTTCAGCAACTGCTGTTGTTGCTCCATGAGCGAATCAGAAGTGTCACAGTCGAAGCCATTGGCGATGATGAAGCTGGCGTTGACCTTTGGATTGAACGACTCGATGGGATGCGCGAGGCACAACAGTGTAAAGTGCGCAACGGCGTGAAGGAGAAGTGGCCGCTTGCAGATTTAGATTCTCGCCAAATCTTGGCTCGTGCAAGATTTCAGCTTGAACGAGACCAGTCGCACGAGTATTCCCTTGTTTCGGCAATCCCGGCGCCGGTCTTGGATGACTTGGCGAATAGCGCTCGTGATTCCAACGGTGATCCAGAGGCATTTTTCACGCACCAGATCGTCAACCGCAGCCAGCACGCGGTGAACGCGTTCCAGGAATTGTGTGACAAATGGGGATTATACGCAGACAGACCGCACGATCGAGCTGTTGTTTTCGACCTCTTGCGGCGGATGCGTTTCCACTTATTTTCGGATGACCGCGAATCCCGCGCAAGGGTCTTATTGCTCGCCCAACTCGCTATCGAGGGGAAGCCCGAACACGTTGTCAATGCACTGGCAAATTTCGCTGAAACAAACCTTCGCAAGAGAATTAGCGCCGTCGATGTCCTTGATGAGCTCGCCCGGCTTGGTATGCCCTCCCGTCGACTCGCAAATGATCCTCGTGTAACCGTAAGAATCGGCGAGCTAAATCAGGAGTTTCGAGAATCGATTGAACCGTATCTGGCGGGCGGCAAACTGATACATCGAAGCGAATCAGGTGCGCTGTTGGCACTTCTAGACGAAGGCATAGATGCCGTGGTCTTGCATGGCGATGCCGGTCAAGGAAAGAGCGGGGTCCTCTTCGAATTGACCATGTTATTGAAGAAGCGGGGAATTCCCTTCCTTGCGACGCGTCTCGACCGCAAGCGACCAAGAGCGAGCGCACGCCAGTTCGGACTTAATTTGGACCTGCCTGAATCTCCCACCCGCTGCTTGCACGAAGCTGCGGCAGGCATGCACTGTGTTCTGATTCTTGATCAGCTTGACGCCTTAAGATGGACGAGCGCGGAGTCGGCGGAAGGGCTTGATGTATGTAAATCCATCGTTCGAGAGGTGATGACCCTTCGATCGCTCGGAAGTCGAATCTCGGTGGTCCTATGTTGCCGCAGCTTTGACCTTGAACACGATCCGCAAATTTGCGACTGGCTAAAGCAGACTTCCTTTCGCCGCATACCAATTCTGGATTTGGAAGAATCTACAGTCAAAGAGATTGTTGATTTGCAGAAGGTCGATTACAGCACGCTGAGCATTCGCCAGAAGCAATTACTGCGGACGGTTAACAACCTCGCAATTTGGATTGCCATCGTAGCTTCTGATAATCGATCTCCGGACTTTCGATCCACGACGGACCTGTTGCGAGCTTACTGGAACAACCGTCGTCAATGTTTGCAGAAGTCAGGAATTAAAGCATCGGCGTTGAAATCTGGTCTCGACGCGTTAGTGGACTGGATGGAAAACTCTGCTTCGTTATCTGCGCCAATCAGAGTTATCGAGCATGACGCTGAACTAACAACGGAGCTCCGATCCTGGGGGGTCATTCGAGTCGCTGCTGGCACTGTGAGCTTCGCCCATCAATCGCACCTCGATTTCCTTATCGCCGACCGTGTGCTCACATTGATGGGGACGAAGCCTGATGCAGCACTCAATTGGCTCGGCGAGCGTTCCCAAATGACGCTGTATCGCAGAGAGCAACTTCGACAGCTACTAGTTCTTCTGCAGGATGAGGATCCGTCGCGATTCATACGCACCATTGAAGCACTCCTGGGGTCGCCAAAAGTGCGATTTCACCTGAAACAGGTAGTTATGGAGGTGCTTGGTCACTCAGAACTAGACGAGAACGCCAAATCGCTCGTGCTGAAGTACTGGGAAGATGATAGCTGGAAAGAGCACATCGAAAGCGAAGTACTAGCAGTCAACGCCAGCTGCTTCCGCGAGCTGTTTAATCGCGGTTTGCTAAATGAATGGCTGGGAGCGGAAGATCAGCGAGATTTTCGAATCTGCTGTTGGCTAATGACGCGGCATCGTGATTCTTGCGAAGACATCATCATGAGTCTTTGTGAACCGTTAATTCAACGCAGTGCGGAATTAGCCAAAGAAGTGTTTTCAATATTGAGTAATGAGGTAAGCAAGGATTCTAAACTGATGTTTCAGCTTAGGCTGAAATGTATCTCGCGCGGCTCTGGCGTGACATACGTTGACTGGAAAGAGCTTGTTAAAAGGCATCCAAAGCGAGCAATTCGGCTATTCGCTACAATTGTTGATACGGAATTTGCGTCGGCGGGCGATGAGTCCGTTAGAACCAAGCATTATGGTTCTCAGGAAGACCCATCCCTTTGCGAGCTGAAGCGTGCGGCCGGCATTGCTCCGTTTCTGGCAATGCGTCTGCTGCTGCCCCTTTACGCTGAATATGTCCGCAGGAACTTTGCTGACGTGCGGCGCAGCCTAAAGGAGGGATACCATTTCTATAGTGCGAGGAGAAAGGGCCGCAAAGTGCCCCTCTCGCTGAAAAGAACAGTGTCAGCTGCATTGCGTCGTCTTGCAGAGCGCAGCCCTAGTAAGTTCTTCGAAGCAGCGGCAGTGATTGAAGGCCTCCCGGGCCGCTGTAGCCGACGTTTGCTTGTCGAGGCATATGCGTACTTACCAGCAGAGTTCGCGAACGCCAGTCTAAATTGGCTGCTTGCTGACAAACGCCGACTGCGATGTGGTAATTCTCCCCGACGGCCCCGCTGGCTCAGTGCTCGCCATCTGATCAAGAAGATGTCGCTCCATTGCTCGGATTCGGTGTTCGCGGATGTCGAAATGACCTTGATGCGGTATACCGATCCAGATGAATTGCGTCACTCGAAGTTTTACCTGCAGTACGTAAGGCAAGGCTACTTTGACAACAACATTGGCCAGACTCAGCTTCACCTATTGCCAGCACTGTGCCCCTCGCGACGTGCAGATGCTACGGTTGGCATGATCGGCGTACTTGAGCGGAAGTTCGCGGGCAAAGGTAAGTCTCTTTTTGTCCGCCAAAGAGCGAGAGGTGGCTTGGTGCGCTCTGCGATGCGAAAAGAGAAGCGTTTAAGCGATCGAGCATGGTTGGGACTAATTGGCAACCAGAGCATCCCGAACGATCGAAGCCGTCGTGCTTATCGATACTTGAAGAACGCGACGATCGACACCTCGGTTGAACGTTTTGCCTCCAATCTACGGATCGCTGCGGAACGCGAACCAGAACGATTCGCAAGACTGGCATTAAGATTTCCAGCGGACGCGGCACCGGATTACCATGCTGCGATTCTCGGCGGGCTTATATGTGACGGAGCTCCGAGCTCGATTCCCGATGACGAAAAAGGAGAATGGCGCGCGGCTGCAGCTGGCGCGATTGACGAGGTTCTTTGCCGTCCGCTAGACCTCTCCCATGAGTGGCTAGCGAAGCAATTCTGTTGTCTTGTGATGCAACGGGGCGATTTGACGATTACACCGAAGATCATCGAGGATCTTTACCGTTGCTGCATCCACCCGGACCCGCCGGAGAATCAATTGCACATTAACTGTAATGTACCAGCGTCAAAGTGCAGCGTCGACGACCTGCATACAAACGCTCTGAATTGTGTTCGCGGTTGCGCTGCTTTGGCGATTGCAGCAATACTTTACGATCATCCACACCATCTGGAGTCGTTCCGCCTAGCTATTGAGAAGCTCCTTTGCGACCCACACCCAGCTGTGCGAGTTGCAGCAGTCGGGATTTGCCTGCCAATTTGGAATGTTAGCCGGCCGCTGGCGATCGATTGGTTTAGGAAGGCTGTTCAGGGTGATTCGAGAGTGGCCGCGTGTCGGGAGGCGCTCAGGCTTTACAACTTTGCGTTCCCTGAATTTGCGGATGCACTGGTCCCGGTAATACGGGAGATGGTTCAATCCGAAATTGCGGATGTCGCCGAAAACGGTGCCGAGCAACTAGCTGCTCGATGGGTTTTTGATGCGCTTTTTCAGAAGGAGTTTGGGGAGTGCGTCGAAGGGTCAGTTGCGCAGCGCCGAGGACTGGTGCATGCATTGGCACAGGTTGCTCGCATGCAAAGGTCTGTTAGTCAAACAGCTCGTTTCCTTCTGAGATTTGCAGAGGATGACGACGAGAATGTTCGACGTCGGGCCAGTTCCATCCTTCGATCCGATGATTTTTTTGAGATGGACGGTGCCAGTGAGTTTCTGGAAGCATATGTCGCCACCCGCTCATTCACCGAAGACCCATCACCAGTTGTCGCTTGCTTCGAACGGCAGAAGGGAGATCTCACGAACCGCTGGAAGTCAATTGCCGACGTTATTCTCGCAATGCTCAGAGCGTGGCAGGTAACGGAGAACCGGGCCTATCGGTTTGACTGGGCTGCCACGCACAAGATCGTGCCCCTAACGCTGCGGTGCTACGAGCAGTCCTCCGACGAGGCAATTCGCAATGAGTGTCTGAATCTTTGGGATGAGATGCTTCGACTTCGAATTTGCTCTGGCGCTGAGTTGGGAAAAATCTTGGCAATGTAA
- a CDS encoding DNA modification methylase, with amino-acid sequence MQIEQWSIDRVKPYPNNPRVNTDAVAAVAASLKEYGWRQPIVVDQHGVIIVGHTRWKAAKKLGYTEVPVHTATDLTPAQIKAYRIADNQTANIAEWDKQLLPIELADLQEMDYDLTLLGFDQDELQKLMGIEIAEGQCDPDNVPAPPDEAVTKPGDLWILGNHRLLCGDSSKPEQLDRLLDGAQIHLVNSDPPYNVKVEPRSNNAIAAGLSSFAGPKHHQSLDVARHPGKAKPTQKKLRAKDRPLANDFVTDEAFDDLLDAWFGNFSRVLLPGRSFYIWGGYANLGNYPPFLKKHELYFSQGIIWDKQHPVLTRKDFMGAFEIAFYGWKEGAGHTFLGPNNATDLWHVKKVNPQSMVHLTEKPVELAARAMQYSSRPGENVLDLFGGSGSTLIGAEQTGRNAYLMELDPLYCDVIVQRFESFTGKKAERAEAEVSA; translated from the coding sequence ATGCAAATCGAACAGTGGTCGATCGACCGCGTCAAACCGTACCCCAACAACCCCCGCGTCAACACTGACGCCGTCGCGGCAGTAGCGGCCTCACTGAAGGAATACGGTTGGCGGCAGCCGATTGTCGTCGACCAGCACGGTGTGATCATCGTTGGGCACACGCGCTGGAAAGCAGCCAAGAAGCTCGGCTACACCGAAGTTCCCGTTCACACAGCGACCGATCTCACGCCGGCGCAGATCAAAGCGTACCGGATCGCGGATAATCAGACGGCTAACATCGCTGAATGGGACAAGCAGTTGTTGCCCATCGAATTGGCCGATCTGCAGGAGATGGACTACGACCTCACCCTTCTCGGCTTTGACCAGGACGAGTTGCAAAAACTGATGGGGATCGAGATCGCGGAAGGCCAGTGTGATCCCGACAATGTCCCCGCGCCGCCCGACGAAGCGGTCACGAAACCTGGTGATCTGTGGATCCTCGGTAATCATCGACTTCTCTGCGGAGACAGCAGCAAGCCTGAGCAACTCGACCGATTACTCGACGGTGCGCAGATTCATCTGGTCAACAGCGACCCACCGTACAACGTCAAGGTGGAGCCTCGCAGCAACAACGCGATTGCAGCGGGCCTGAGTTCATTCGCGGGCCCGAAGCATCACCAGTCGCTTGATGTGGCTCGTCACCCGGGCAAGGCTAAGCCGACGCAGAAGAAGCTCCGCGCGAAGGATCGACCGCTCGCCAACGACTTCGTAACCGACGAAGCGTTCGATGATCTGCTCGATGCCTGGTTCGGTAACTTCTCGCGTGTGCTTCTTCCCGGCAGGAGCTTCTACATCTGGGGCGGCTACGCCAACCTGGGCAACTACCCGCCGTTCCTCAAAAAGCACGAGCTGTATTTCAGCCAAGGCATCATCTGGGACAAGCAGCACCCGGTCCTCACGCGCAAGGACTTCATGGGCGCGTTCGAGATTGCTTTCTATGGGTGGAAGGAAGGAGCGGGGCACACGTTCCTCGGCCCGAACAACGCTACCGACCTCTGGCACGTGAAGAAGGTCAACCCGCAATCGATGGTGCATCTGACCGAGAAGCCAGTCGAGCTTGCCGCACGCGCCATGCAGTATTCATCACGCCCCGGTGAGAACGTGCTCGATCTCTTTGGTGGCAGCGGTTCGACGCTGATCGGTGCGGAGCAGACGGGACGGAACGCTTATCTGATGGAACTGGATCCGCTGTACTGTGACGTCATTGTTCAGAGGTTCGAATCTTTCACTGGAAAGAAGGCGGAGCGAGCAGAAGCGGAGGTGTCGGCGTGA
- a CDS encoding HTH domain-containing protein, translating into MSKKISTKKPATKTTKAKPAKKAKAEAPAAKPEAPATKPIVTCPKGGDHEWTEEGDEKFCTKCKEPQGAKVKGKKPAKAKPAKEKKMSALDAAAKLLGETQEPMNTKSMIEGIAAKGYWTSPGGKTPHATLYSAILREITTKGKEARFKKTDRGNFAFNG; encoded by the coding sequence ATGTCGAAGAAGATCAGCACGAAGAAGCCTGCCACCAAGACCACTAAGGCCAAGCCAGCGAAGAAGGCAAAGGCCGAGGCACCCGCCGCCAAGCCCGAAGCGCCCGCGACAAAGCCCATCGTTACCTGCCCCAAGGGTGGTGACCACGAATGGACCGAAGAAGGTGACGAAAAGTTCTGCACGAAGTGCAAAGAGCCGCAGGGGGCGAAGGTCAAAGGCAAGAAGCCTGCCAAGGCGAAGCCTGCGAAAGAGAAGAAGATGTCGGCGTTGGACGCTGCCGCCAAGCTCCTGGGTGAAACCCAAGAGCCGATGAATACCAAGTCGATGATCGAAGGGATCGCAGCCAAGGGCTATTGGACGAGCCCCGGTGGCAAGACGCCCCACGCCACGCTTTACAGCGCGATCCTGCGGGAGATCACGACCAAGGGGAAGGAAGCCCGGTTCAAGAAGACCGACCGTGGCAACTTTGCGTTCAACGGTTAG
- a CDS encoding terminase gpA endonuclease subunit produces MSPILNDLRWCISRARAPRLRTMRQFAEAEIVIPDGPFEGRRFRCDRQPYTALWLDAVDSGKWSRFVATGPTQSGKTLSCFVLPLLYHLLEIGETVICGLPDMDMAGDKWREDILPVIEQSRYRDLLPRKGGGSRGGRVDAMQLRNGATLKFMSGGGNDKSRAGFTSRVVVITETDGLDRPGAASRESDKVTQLEARTRAYGSRKRIYMECTVSTEEGRTWQEFESGTHSRIALPCPHCGNFVTPEREHLIGWQAADTQTMAKNQARFVCPQCSEPWTDDQRREANVRGRLLHGDQSVNEAGAVTGSDPETDTLGFRWSAVHNLFLGAGDVAADEWRASRATEEELAEREMRQFVWCIPVEATKWNQTPLAVTELAARHGSWAKGIIPADARFLTAAIDIGKYLTHWALIAWREGATGHLVDYGRLEVPSQDLGVEQAVMVTLRQFRDLVTNGWPKLGTDKPMIPDQVWVDAGYQTDVVYAFVRESGNRFRPAVGRGAAQQRRQNYNQPTQATNTVHHIGEGFHLAVQQAAGVYLVEANADHWKTWVHARLSTPLTSPGALTFYQAGPHEHLALARHLTAETKVEEFIAGQGVVTRWERIRKDNHWLDAIYNACAAGYLAGARLIAEQLPEQSRRSAVISSGHTRRDGSPWIDLSRWRGIRGS; encoded by the coding sequence ATGAGTCCGATCCTCAATGACCTGCGGTGGTGCATCTCCCGGGCACGGGCACCAAGACTGCGAACGATGCGGCAGTTTGCCGAGGCGGAGATCGTCATTCCAGACGGTCCGTTCGAAGGGAGACGGTTCCGCTGCGATCGCCAGCCTTACACCGCGCTCTGGCTCGATGCGGTCGATTCGGGGAAGTGGAGCCGGTTCGTTGCAACCGGACCCACGCAGTCGGGGAAGACGCTGTCGTGCTTCGTGCTCCCGCTTCTGTATCATCTGCTGGAGATCGGCGAGACGGTGATCTGCGGCTTGCCCGATATGGATATGGCCGGCGACAAGTGGCGTGAAGATATTCTGCCGGTCATCGAACAGTCCCGTTACCGAGACTTACTACCACGTAAGGGTGGCGGTAGTCGCGGCGGACGCGTTGATGCCATGCAGCTGCGAAATGGTGCCACGCTGAAGTTCATGTCGGGAGGCGGCAACGACAAAAGCCGGGCCGGTTTCACTTCGCGGGTGGTCGTCATCACCGAGACCGATGGCCTGGACAGACCGGGGGCCGCGAGTCGCGAGAGCGATAAGGTCACCCAGCTCGAGGCCCGCACTCGGGCCTACGGTAGTCGCAAACGAATCTACATGGAATGCACGGTCAGCACTGAAGAAGGTCGGACCTGGCAGGAGTTCGAAAGCGGCACCCACAGTCGAATTGCACTTCCTTGTCCGCATTGTGGCAACTTCGTTACTCCCGAGCGTGAGCATCTCATCGGCTGGCAAGCGGCCGATACCCAGACCATGGCGAAGAACCAGGCTCGGTTCGTCTGTCCGCAATGCAGCGAGCCATGGACCGATGACCAACGGCGGGAAGCGAACGTGCGGGGACGACTTTTGCATGGCGACCAGTCAGTAAATGAAGCCGGTGCTGTCACTGGTTCGGATCCCGAGACGGATACTTTGGGCTTTCGCTGGTCCGCGGTTCACAATCTGTTCCTCGGTGCCGGGGATGTGGCCGCCGATGAATGGCGAGCCAGTCGAGCGACCGAAGAAGAATTGGCCGAACGTGAGATGCGGCAATTCGTCTGGTGCATTCCGGTTGAGGCCACTAAGTGGAACCAGACACCGCTGGCGGTCACCGAACTAGCCGCTCGGCACGGAAGTTGGGCGAAGGGGATCATCCCCGCGGATGCGAGGTTCCTGACTGCGGCTATCGACATCGGCAAGTATCTGACGCATTGGGCGCTGATTGCTTGGCGCGAAGGAGCGACCGGGCACTTGGTCGACTACGGACGGCTGGAGGTTCCGTCTCAGGACCTCGGTGTCGAACAGGCGGTGATGGTGACTCTGCGGCAGTTTCGCGATCTAGTCACCAACGGCTGGCCGAAACTCGGCACCGATAAGCCGATGATCCCCGATCAGGTCTGGGTGGATGCCGGTTATCAGACCGACGTTGTCTACGCCTTCGTGCGGGAGTCGGGCAATCGCTTCCGGCCAGCAGTCGGTCGCGGAGCAGCACAGCAGCGCCGCCAGAACTACAACCAGCCAACGCAGGCGACGAACACGGTTCACCACATTGGCGAAGGCTTTCATCTGGCCGTGCAGCAAGCGGCGGGAGTTTACTTGGTCGAGGCCAATGCCGATCACTGGAAGACCTGGGTGCATGCGCGCTTGAGCACACCACTTACGAGTCCCGGTGCATTGACCTTCTATCAGGCCGGCCCACACGAACACTTGGCACTAGCCCGCCATCTGACCGCGGAGACGAAGGTCGAAGAATTCATCGCGGGTCAGGGCGTGGTAACGCGGTGGGAACGGATTCGGAAGGATAACCACTGGCTCGATGCGATCTACAACGCGTGTGCAGCGGGCTATCTGGCGGGAGCTCGATTGATTGCCGAGCAACTACCGGAGCAGTCCCGAAGGTCTGCGGTGATCAGTTCTGGCCATACGCGAAGGGACGGCAGTCCGTGGATTGATCTCAGTCGGTGGCGGGGAATTCGAGGGAGCTAG
- a CDS encoding thermonuclease family protein — MGRRTKASSTLTASAVVVLCAVGFCCGGPIAFVKSLSSPQKTEIKHRAAVKAAAVPSTTAEATFQFRPTTEYSDKAVIKSALPPAPVAVVPEVDAPLTAEPAQVAPPPCPDIFRKWTDDSGQFTVIAVAARWDSNEAKLQREDGKLLTLPLGKLSAVDQAYLHTVKFPPTYLPGGKVALGKAVGVTDGDTIKLIDEEKGNYTIRLEGIDAPESHQAFGTQAKKALSDKVFGKVVRVEWKETDKYGRTLGHVYFGNRHINLELVNEGMAWHYKKYSTDQNLAAAENLARDQAVGLWRDSRPIAPWDFRSGKSDAAASIPALPMPSMVPLQAPFTEMTVTVYVTTTGEKYHRGGCRHLSKSRIPISLSRAQASYSPCSVCNPP, encoded by the coding sequence ATGGGGCGTCGAACAAAAGCCAGCTCTACTCTAACGGCCTCAGCCGTCGTGGTTCTTTGCGCGGTGGGCTTCTGCTGTGGCGGCCCAATTGCATTTGTTAAATCTCTCTCCTCGCCCCAGAAGACGGAAATAAAGCACAGGGCGGCGGTCAAGGCGGCCGCCGTTCCCTCTACTACTGCCGAAGCGACATTTCAGTTCCGTCCCACAACGGAGTACAGCGACAAGGCTGTCATAAAAAGCGCCCTGCCACCGGCACCTGTTGCGGTTGTTCCGGAAGTCGACGCCCCACTTACAGCCGAACCTGCACAAGTTGCGCCGCCGCCATGTCCCGACATATTTCGGAAATGGACGGACGACTCGGGGCAATTCACCGTTATCGCTGTCGCGGCAAGGTGGGATTCAAACGAGGCGAAACTTCAACGCGAAGACGGGAAGCTGCTCACGCTTCCGCTCGGTAAGCTCAGCGCTGTGGACCAGGCATATCTCCACACGGTCAAGTTCCCACCGACGTACTTGCCTGGCGGGAAGGTTGCTCTAGGTAAAGCAGTCGGCGTCACAGATGGCGATACGATCAAACTCATCGATGAAGAAAAGGGAAACTACACGATCCGCCTGGAAGGAATCGACGCTCCGGAGAGCCATCAGGCATTCGGAACTCAGGCCAAGAAAGCCCTCTCCGATAAGGTGTTTGGCAAGGTTGTTCGCGTTGAGTGGAAAGAGACGGATAAATACGGCCGCACGCTCGGCCATGTGTATTTTGGAAACAGGCACATCAACCTCGAACTGGTCAACGAGGGGATGGCGTGGCATTACAAGAAGTATAGCACCGATCAAAATCTCGCAGCGGCAGAGAACTTGGCCCGCGATCAAGCGGTAGGTCTTTGGCGAGATTCTCGGCCAATCGCTCCCTGGGATTTCCGCAGCGGAAAGAGTGATGCGGCAGCTTCCATTCCTGCGCTACCCATGCCAAGCATGGTGCCTCTGCAAGCTCCGTTTACTGAGATGACGGTGACTGTCTACGTGACGACAACTGGCGAGAAATACCATCGAGGCGGCTGCCGCCATCTTTCCAAGAGCCGCATTCCGATATCGCTCAGCCGGGCACAGGCAAGTTACTCACCGTGTTCGGTGTGCAATCCACCTTAA
- a CDS encoding NUMOD3 domain-containing DNA-binding protein, which translates to MPVDPTKLRFGPYQSTRFKIGQKVDCDARGEVTIFRISDGRIPWPVGKKGSALSLVLTGDLARAVRQEAVPAIKHWWGVGTNTVWKWRRALGVEDTEGNRLIRVEHQTPERVAAFVKAIAPSARSPERRAKIAAAKRGKPRPAHVVEILRQANVGKRHTEASRAKMSASQKARAERGNLPPAAGVPWSAKELKLLRTLPAKTVAKRTGRTLQAVYARRSLLKLPDGRRAAK; encoded by the coding sequence ATGCCAGTAGATCCCACCAAACTACGATTTGGCCCCTATCAATCGACTCGCTTCAAGATCGGCCAGAAGGTCGACTGCGATGCCCGCGGCGAGGTGACCATCTTTCGTATCTCTGACGGCCGCATCCCTTGGCCGGTCGGCAAGAAGGGCTCAGCGTTGTCCCTGGTGCTCACTGGTGACCTTGCCCGGGCAGTGCGACAAGAAGCAGTCCCCGCAATCAAACATTGGTGGGGAGTCGGCACAAACACCGTATGGAAATGGCGGCGCGCACTTGGTGTCGAAGATACAGAGGGCAACCGGCTGATTCGCGTCGAGCATCAGACACCCGAGCGCGTGGCGGCATTCGTGAAAGCAATCGCACCGTCTGCCAGGTCTCCCGAGCGACGGGCAAAGATTGCCGCAGCCAAGAGAGGCAAGCCGCGGCCGGCTCACGTTGTGGAGATACTTCGGCAAGCCAATGTCGGCAAGCGGCACACAGAAGCCAGTCGCGCCAAGATGTCAGCTTCGCAGAAGGCCCGGGCTGAACGTGGTAACTTGCCGCCAGCTGCGGGGGTTCCGTGGTCAGCGAAGGAACTTAAGTTGCTTCGAACATTGCCGGCTAAAACAGTTGCCAAGCGAACCGGGCGAACGTTGCAGGCGGTGTACGCGCGGCGGTCACTGCTTAAGTTACCGGATGGGAGAAGGGCCGCAAAATGA
- a CDS encoding sulfite exporter TauE/SafE family protein — translation MGIKLSYFIDRATTLFNEYSCRELPRTEECIVQWSLLFLFGVGIGVLSGMLGIGGGVVLVPGLILLFGFSQAEAQGTSLAVMIPPIGIFAALVYYQHGFVRLPVVGLIALGFMVGAFFGAKLVPHLPLEFLRVVFGVLLLYLGFAFVLSPRGNAIHVALPAGIATAISCLAAYLLRYPKRDIKPPQRPSDQQDYHI, via the coding sequence GTGGGTATAAAACTTTCCTACTTTATCGACAGGGCAACGACTCTATTCAATGAGTACAGTTGCCGTGAACTACCTCGCACCGAGGAGTGTATTGTGCAGTGGTCACTACTATTCCTGTTTGGCGTCGGCATTGGTGTCCTAAGCGGAATGCTGGGGATCGGCGGCGGCGTTGTGCTGGTACCGGGACTGATCTTGCTGTTCGGATTCAGCCAAGCTGAAGCGCAAGGCACCAGTCTTGCCGTGATGATTCCACCAATCGGCATTTTTGCAGCTCTCGTCTATTACCAGCACGGATTTGTGCGTTTGCCGGTCGTTGGACTTATCGCCTTGGGATTCATGGTTGGAGCCTTTTTCGGGGCGAAACTTGTGCCGCATCTGCCGCTGGAGTTTCTGAGAGTCGTGTTCGGTGTTTTATTGCTTTACCTGGGCTTTGCATTTGTGTTGAGCCCGCGAGGAAATGCCATCCACGTCGCGTTACCTGCCGGAATTGCAACTGCTATATCGTGCTTGGCAGCGTATCTGCTTCGGTATCCCAAGCGAGACATCAAGCCGCCGCAACGGCCAAGTGATCAGCAGGACTACCACATATAA